One genomic segment of Hydrocarboniclastica marina includes these proteins:
- a CDS encoding NrdJb, whose amino-acid sequence MAVKIDKKIIGYRVVRDAANEVKPENIAPLPVKMNENIERPDFLLGTTYKIKPPVAEHAMYITINDILLNEDTDHESRQPYEVFINSKSMEHFQWVIALTRVISAVFRKGGDVTFLVEELRSVYDPNGGYFKKGGVFMPSLVAEIGAVIEKHLKAIGLIESDEMSEMTRRILAEKRADFEARAETKNAQAEVSDYPANATLCGKCHTKAVIVMDGCNTCLCCGDSKCG is encoded by the coding sequence ATGGCAGTCAAAATCGACAAGAAGATCATTGGCTATCGGGTCGTTCGCGACGCGGCGAATGAGGTAAAACCCGAGAATATCGCACCGCTGCCGGTGAAGATGAACGAGAACATCGAACGGCCGGACTTCTTGCTGGGTACCACCTACAAGATAAAGCCGCCGGTGGCGGAGCACGCGATGTACATCACGATCAACGACATCCTGCTCAACGAAGACACCGATCACGAGAGCCGGCAGCCCTATGAGGTGTTCATCAATTCCAAGTCCATGGAGCACTTCCAGTGGGTTATCGCGCTAACACGGGTCATCTCAGCAGTGTTCCGCAAAGGCGGTGATGTCACCTTTCTGGTGGAAGAGCTTCGCTCGGTTTACGATCCGAATGGCGGTTACTTCAAAAAGGGCGGCGTGTTTATGCCCTCGTTGGTGGCCGAGATCGGTGCAGTTATCGAGAAGCACCTTAAAGCAATCGGCCTCATCGAATCCGACGAGATGAGCGAGATGACTCGCCGGATTCTGGCGGAGAAGCGAGCCGATTTTGAAGCCCGGGCCGAGACCAAGAACGCCCAGGCCGAGGTCAGCGATTATCCGGCCAATGCCACGCTCTGCGGGAAATGCCACACGAAAGCCGTGATTGTGATGGACGGCTGCAATACATGCCTTTGCTGTGGCGACAGTAAGTGCGGCTGA
- a CDS encoding adenosylcobalamin-dependent ribonucleoside-diphosphate reductase — translation MNAIVQDMTTEIPLQETSLDIWASKYQLRTKSGDAVDHTIEETYHRVAKALAAVESKTKRDKVHKDFVWALQHGAIPAGRITSNAGAEMHKPATSTINCTVSGTITDSMDDILGKNHEAGLTLKAGCGIGYEFSTLRPKGAYVAGAGATTSGPMSFMDIFDRMCFTVSSAGGRRGAQMATFDIHHPDVIDFIQAKREDARLRQFNLSLLITEDFIEAVRKDGDWKLSFPVSAKEAEEEKLELNDTSKYLYREFPITDKYVTDSQGRVACRIYNTLKARTIWDTIMSSTYDYAEPGFILIDKVNEMNNNWFCEKIRATNPCGEQPLPPYGSCLLGSVNLTKFVEFPFTDKARFNFEKYRRVVGIFTRMLDNVVEINGLPLKQQQHEITHKRRHGMGILGLGSTLAMLRMPYGSSESVVFTEEVVREMAVEGWRQGLALAEEKGPAPIMDDEFEVTEAMLAHRPEMRTDGYKAGDKVKGKVLHARYSRYMQRIAEVEPELIVKLTEKGSRFTHHTSIAPTGTISLSLANNASNGIEPSFSHHYARNVIREGRKTKEKVDVFSFELLAYRHLINARALPFSEDPEEQLPPYFTTADDVSPHQHVEIQAAAQKWVDSSISKTANVPTDFPFADFKDIYMYAYEKGLKGCTTFRFNPEAFQGVLVKEKDLESTQYEFTLDDGSTVTLKGNEQVEYDGEMHNAANLFDALKEGTYGKY, via the coding sequence ATGAACGCAATAGTACAGGACATGACAACCGAGATACCGCTCCAGGAAACCTCCCTGGACATCTGGGCCAGCAAGTATCAGCTCAGAACCAAGAGCGGCGATGCGGTTGATCATACCATTGAGGAAACCTATCACCGGGTCGCGAAGGCCCTGGCGGCCGTTGAGTCAAAAACAAAACGCGATAAGGTCCACAAAGACTTTGTCTGGGCTCTTCAGCACGGCGCTATCCCGGCGGGACGGATCACTTCCAACGCGGGCGCAGAGATGCATAAGCCGGCCACCTCAACCATCAACTGTACTGTTTCCGGCACTATCACCGACTCAATGGACGACATTCTCGGCAAGAATCATGAGGCGGGGCTCACGCTTAAAGCCGGCTGCGGTATCGGCTATGAATTCTCCACCCTGCGCCCAAAGGGCGCCTATGTTGCCGGTGCTGGCGCGACGACCTCAGGCCCCATGTCATTCATGGATATCTTCGACCGGATGTGTTTTACCGTCTCGTCCGCCGGTGGTCGCCGCGGTGCCCAGATGGCGACATTTGATATACATCATCCGGACGTGATTGATTTCATTCAGGCCAAACGTGAAGACGCGCGGCTGCGCCAGTTCAACCTGTCACTGCTGATCACTGAAGACTTCATTGAAGCGGTGCGCAAGGACGGCGACTGGAAGCTTTCCTTCCCGGTATCGGCAAAGGAAGCGGAAGAAGAAAAACTCGAGCTGAACGACACCAGTAAGTACCTGTACCGCGAGTTCCCGATCACGGACAAGTATGTGACCGACAGCCAGGGCCGGGTCGCATGCCGGATTTACAATACGTTGAAGGCAAGGACGATCTGGGACACGATCATGTCCTCCACTTATGACTATGCTGAACCCGGTTTCATCCTGATCGACAAGGTCAACGAGATGAACAATAACTGGTTCTGCGAAAAAATCCGCGCGACCAATCCCTGTGGCGAGCAGCCCCTGCCGCCTTACGGCAGCTGCCTGTTGGGCTCGGTCAACCTCACCAAGTTTGTTGAGTTTCCGTTCACCGACAAGGCGCGCTTTAACTTCGAGAAATACCGCCGGGTAGTTGGCATCTTCACCCGCATGCTGGACAACGTTGTAGAGATCAACGGGCTGCCGCTCAAGCAGCAGCAACACGAGATCACCCACAAGCGCCGTCATGGCATGGGCATTTTGGGCCTGGGCTCGACGCTGGCGATGCTGCGTATGCCGTACGGCTCGTCCGAATCGGTGGTGTTTACTGAAGAAGTTGTCCGCGAGATGGCTGTGGAAGGTTGGCGCCAGGGCCTGGCACTGGCTGAAGAAAAAGGACCAGCGCCGATCATGGATGACGAGTTTGAAGTGACTGAGGCCATGCTGGCTCATCGCCCGGAAATGCGCACTGATGGTTACAAGGCGGGCGACAAGGTCAAAGGCAAGGTGCTGCATGCGCGCTACAGCCGCTATATGCAGCGTATTGCCGAGGTGGAACCCGAGCTGATCGTTAAACTGACCGAAAAGGGCTCACGCTTTACCCACCACACCTCTATAGCCCCTACTGGTACTATTTCGCTATCCTTGGCGAACAATGCCAGTAACGGCATTGAGCCGAGCTTCTCCCATCACTATGCGCGTAACGTCATCCGGGAAGGCCGCAAGACCAAAGAGAAAGTCGACGTGTTCTCTTTCGAACTGCTGGCCTACCGCCACCTGATCAATGCCCGTGCGCTGCCATTCTCCGAGGATCCCGAAGAGCAGCTGCCTCCCTACTTCACGACTGCGGATGATGTGTCTCCGCACCAGCACGTGGAGATCCAGGCAGCAGCGCAAAAATGGGTGGATTCGTCAATTTCCAAGACGGCCAATGTCCCGACTGACTTCCCGTTTGCGGATTTCAAAGACATCTACATGTATGCGTACGAAAAAGGGCTGAAGGGGTGTACCACGTTCCGCTTTAACCCCGAGGCGTTCCAGGGTGTGCTGGTCAAAGAGAAAGACCTCGAAAGTACCCAGTATGAGTTCACGCTGGACGATGGTTCGACAGTCACGCTCAAGGGGAACGAACAGGTAGAATACGATGGCGAGATGCACAATGCCGCCAACCTGTTCGACGCGCTCAAAGAAGGCACGTACGGAAAATATTGA
- a CDS encoding ABC transporter ATP-binding protein — MISARNLKLTFGRGTPLENAVLQDLSLDIKAGEFVTVIGSNGAGKSTVLNALSGEVLVDEGSIMIDGTNVTRLPSHKRAGLVARVFQDPLAGTCEGLTIEENMALAFRRGQRRGLKSAVRRRHRDRFRDQLAQLELGLEDRLGDKMGLLSGGQRQAISLLMACLNPSRILLLDEHTAALDPRTASFVLGLTERIISEQGLTALMVTHSMKQALQVGSRTLMLHQGRVVFDIAGKDRDGLEVKDLLALFEQQRGETLDDDSLLLS; from the coding sequence ATGATTTCCGCGCGCAATCTGAAGCTGACCTTCGGCCGGGGCACACCACTTGAGAACGCCGTGTTACAGGATCTGAGCCTCGACATTAAAGCCGGTGAATTTGTTACGGTGATTGGCAGCAACGGCGCTGGCAAATCGACTGTCCTGAACGCCCTTTCTGGCGAAGTCCTCGTGGATGAGGGCAGCATCATGATCGACGGCACAAATGTCACCCGCCTCCCCTCCCATAAGCGTGCCGGCCTGGTAGCGCGAGTCTTTCAGGACCCATTGGCCGGAACCTGTGAGGGGCTGACAATCGAGGAGAATATGGCGCTGGCTTTTCGCCGGGGTCAGCGGCGTGGTCTGAAGTCAGCGGTGCGCAGGCGTCACCGCGACCGTTTTCGCGACCAACTGGCCCAGCTCGAACTTGGGTTGGAGGACCGGCTGGGTGACAAAATGGGCTTACTGTCAGGCGGTCAGCGGCAGGCGATCAGTTTGCTGATGGCCTGCCTTAACCCCAGCAGGATACTGCTGCTCGATGAGCATACAGCCGCCCTTGACCCCCGCACAGCCAGCTTCGTTCTGGGGTTAACCGAGAGAATTATTTCAGAGCAAGGCCTTACGGCGCTGATGGTGACGCACAGCATGAAACAGGCACTGCAAGTGGGCAGCCGGACCCTGATGCTACACCAGGGTCGCGTTGTGTTTGATATAGCGGGCAAGGATCGGGATGGGCTTGAGGTAAAAGACCTTCTGGCCCTGTTCGAGCAACAGCGTGGCGAAACACTCGACGACGACAGTCTCTTACTGAGCTGA
- a CDS encoding ABC transporter permease, with the protein MLSDIAFYGALETGLLYGLVAFGIYLSFRVLDFPDLTVDGSFPLGAAIAAVLIMEGIDPWLATGCAILGGMAAGSVTALLNVKLKILHLLASILTMTALYSINLRIMGRPNIALLGEETVLSPWYDLGLPFHLAPVALFSVVILVVFGLMFQFMRSETGLAMRATGANPRMARGNGIATGGLVVLGVALSNGLVGLAGALFAQSQGAADVTMGVGIIVVGLASLIGGEAVITPLTVARALLACIVGAILYRLAIALALNADFIGLESQDLNLVTAVLVTLAIVLPGFRTTLRSFRPRRNS; encoded by the coding sequence ATGCTCAGCGACATCGCTTTCTACGGCGCCCTCGAGACCGGGCTTCTTTACGGTCTCGTGGCCTTCGGCATTTATTTGTCTTTCCGCGTACTCGACTTTCCGGATCTAACGGTGGACGGCAGCTTCCCCTTGGGCGCGGCTATTGCTGCTGTACTGATTATGGAAGGAATTGACCCCTGGCTGGCGACGGGGTGCGCAATCCTTGGCGGAATGGCTGCCGGATCGGTCACAGCATTGCTCAACGTCAAGCTCAAAATACTGCACCTGCTGGCTTCGATTCTGACCATGACGGCGCTGTATTCCATCAATCTTCGGATTATGGGCCGCCCCAACATTGCCCTGTTGGGAGAGGAAACGGTGCTGTCCCCCTGGTATGACCTTGGGCTCCCTTTTCATCTCGCGCCGGTCGCGCTCTTTTCTGTTGTTATCCTCGTTGTATTCGGGTTGATGTTTCAATTCATGCGTTCCGAAACCGGGCTCGCCATGAGGGCTACGGGTGCCAATCCCCGTATGGCCCGCGGCAATGGCATAGCCACGGGAGGCCTGGTAGTCCTCGGGGTTGCGCTATCTAATGGTCTGGTCGGCCTGGCCGGGGCACTGTTCGCACAGAGCCAGGGCGCGGCCGATGTCACCATGGGCGTGGGGATCATCGTGGTCGGGCTGGCCTCGCTGATCGGCGGTGAAGCGGTAATTACGCCTCTGACCGTAGCCCGGGCCTTATTGGCGTGCATCGTCGGCGCGATACTCTACAGGCTCGCTATCGCCCTAGCCCTGAACGCCGATTTTATTGGGCTCGAATCCCAGGACCTTAACCTCGTCACGGCCGTTCTGGTGACATTGGCGATTGTGTTGCCAGGCTTCCGCACGACCCTGCGTTCGTTCCGTCCCAGGAGAAACTCATGA
- a CDS encoding ABC transporter substrate-binding protein, which produces MWQNLRAAFLISAVGMLSAFNAFAEDVTVAVTQIVEHPALDSVREGVRDELASHGYVAGENMTWYYESAQGNSGTAAQIARKFIGDKPDVIVAIATPSAQTVAAVARSVPVVFSAVTDPVSAKLVSSSELPGANITGVSDQLPMARHMDMILEAVPGAKTIGTVYSPGEANAVALVEALEAELSARGIKLEKAAATKSSEVLAAARSLAGKVDAIFLTTDNTVITAAEAVIQLGYRAKIPVFAADTDTVARGAAAALGFNYYDVGRQTGAMVVRILEGAEPATMPVEVPEKLSLHVNPASAERMGLTLPQPLIDRADKVIQ; this is translated from the coding sequence ATGTGGCAAAACCTACGTGCAGCCTTCCTGATCAGTGCGGTCGGCATGCTCAGCGCTTTCAATGCGTTTGCTGAGGACGTCACTGTTGCTGTGACGCAGATAGTTGAACACCCTGCTCTGGACTCTGTTCGGGAAGGGGTGCGAGACGAGTTAGCCAGTCACGGATACGTTGCCGGTGAAAATATGACCTGGTATTACGAGAGCGCCCAGGGCAACTCCGGAACTGCAGCTCAAATAGCTCGCAAATTCATTGGCGACAAGCCTGACGTCATCGTCGCCATCGCGACGCCGTCAGCCCAGACAGTAGCAGCGGTGGCGCGCAGTGTTCCCGTGGTGTTCTCAGCGGTTACGGACCCGGTGAGCGCCAAGCTGGTCTCAAGCAGCGAGCTTCCTGGCGCAAATATCACAGGCGTTTCGGATCAGCTTCCCATGGCTCGCCATATGGACATGATTCTTGAAGCCGTGCCGGGCGCGAAAACCATTGGTACTGTATACAGCCCTGGCGAAGCGAATGCCGTTGCCCTGGTAGAAGCCCTGGAGGCCGAGTTATCTGCGCGTGGCATCAAGCTGGAAAAAGCCGCCGCAACAAAATCATCTGAAGTCCTGGCCGCGGCGCGTTCGCTGGCCGGGAAAGTCGACGCGATTTTCCTGACCACCGACAACACTGTCATCACCGCAGCGGAAGCGGTAATACAACTCGGTTACCGGGCCAAAATTCCCGTCTTCGCAGCAGACACCGACACGGTAGCACGGGGCGCGGCTGCGGCTCTCGGTTTCAACTATTATGACGTTGGCCGCCAGACCGGCGCCATGGTGGTACGGATACTTGAAGGAGCCGAACCCGCAACCATGCCCGTCGAAGTTCCGGAAAAGCTCTCGCTGCACGTCAACCCGGCGTCGGCCGAGCGAATGGGGCTCACGTTGCCCCAGCCGCTGATTGATCGGGCGGACAAGGTCATTCAGTAG
- a CDS encoding YiiD C-terminal domain-containing protein, translated as MVNLKELESRIQRLIPLTGALGLQLEAFDGNELIVSAPLETNRNHQATAFGGSLYCVGVMAVWARLQLWLDQNKMAGSIVIQSGAMDYDEPVTDDFQGVATLPDKTTMDRAEAMLRRHGKARLSLASDIIQEGQPRGRFIGRFVILQG; from the coding sequence ATGGTCAACCTGAAAGAACTGGAAAGCAGAATCCAAAGGCTGATTCCGCTGACCGGTGCTTTGGGTCTTCAGCTCGAGGCGTTTGACGGCAACGAGTTAATCGTCTCCGCTCCGCTTGAGACTAACCGTAACCACCAAGCCACCGCTTTCGGGGGGAGTCTCTACTGTGTAGGGGTTATGGCGGTGTGGGCGCGACTGCAGCTGTGGCTGGACCAAAACAAAATGGCCGGCAGTATTGTCATACAGAGCGGCGCCATGGATTACGACGAGCCTGTAACTGATGATTTTCAGGGGGTCGCGACGCTCCCGGATAAAACTACGATGGACCGTGCGGAGGCCATGCTGCGCCGGCACGGCAAGGCCCGGTTGAGTCTGGCAAGCGACATCATCCAGGAGGGGCAGCCGCGGGGTCGTTTCATCGGTCGTTTCGTTATTCTGCAGGGTTGA
- a CDS encoding ABC transporter permease: MSADSAVLSAPIEVPHLQRRRLTTRWVLAAVFVTFLIALPVASVFYLAVSPDENIWPHLVNTVLPVYVANTLLLLGGVGLLTFLIGVPTAWVVSTCEFPGRRIMEWALLLPFAFPAYVIAYVYTYMLDYAGPVQIALRELFQWQRPTDYAFPEIRSMGGAIIMLSLVLYPYVYLLARAAFLEQSPSLFAVSRSLGRSAYKTFLTVVLPIARPAIAVGLSLVLMEALNDFGTVDFFAVRSLTAGLFDTWLNLSNIGGAAQIAVTMLAFVVLLVTLERYSRRRQEQYGSRDHGQQLHRFELSGRRKFLCVLLCLTPVLLGFLLPASVLVTFAWQYFEQSWNIEFFRYSLNSLMLAAFAAISTLSVGLLLAYSRRLQDTRLMRTLIRFSSLGYAMPGAVIAVGVIIPLAAFDNWLDLRMEQWFDVRTGLLLSGTVFAMVYAYTVRFLVVATGSLETGLQRITPSMDMASRSLGFTPGQTLWRVHLPMLRTSLITAALVVFVDTMKELPATLILRPFNFETLATHVYQLASDERLEQSALSALFIVLAGIVPVIVLSRNLTRQAKT, encoded by the coding sequence TTGTCAGCTGACTCAGCCGTTCTATCCGCTCCGATCGAGGTACCGCACCTGCAACGCAGGCGGCTGACTACCCGCTGGGTCCTGGCGGCAGTTTTCGTGACCTTCCTTATTGCTCTTCCTGTAGCCTCAGTTTTCTACCTCGCCGTGTCGCCCGACGAGAATATCTGGCCTCATCTTGTGAATACCGTCCTGCCTGTTTATGTAGCCAACACTTTGTTGCTGCTGGGCGGCGTCGGGTTGCTGACTTTCCTGATCGGCGTTCCGACCGCTTGGGTGGTTTCCACTTGTGAGTTCCCGGGACGACGCATTATGGAATGGGCCCTGCTGCTTCCTTTTGCTTTTCCCGCCTATGTCATCGCCTACGTTTACACCTACATGCTGGACTATGCCGGCCCCGTCCAGATCGCCCTGCGCGAGCTTTTTCAATGGCAGCGACCGACGGATTACGCCTTTCCGGAGATACGCTCAATGGGTGGCGCTATCATAATGCTCAGTCTGGTGCTCTACCCCTATGTCTACCTGCTGGCACGAGCGGCTTTCCTGGAGCAGTCTCCCTCTCTCTTCGCGGTCAGTCGGAGCCTCGGACGTAGCGCCTACAAGACGTTTCTGACAGTGGTGCTGCCTATCGCCCGTCCCGCAATTGCGGTCGGCCTTTCGCTGGTTCTGATGGAAGCGCTGAATGACTTCGGGACTGTTGATTTTTTTGCCGTCCGCAGTTTAACAGCGGGGCTTTTCGACACCTGGCTAAACCTGTCCAACATAGGCGGGGCTGCACAGATTGCGGTAACAATGTTGGCGTTCGTGGTCTTGCTGGTGACACTGGAGCGGTACTCGCGACGGAGACAGGAGCAATACGGCAGCCGCGACCACGGGCAGCAACTACACCGTTTCGAACTGTCCGGCAGACGCAAGTTCCTCTGCGTATTGCTCTGCCTTACACCGGTTCTGCTGGGCTTCCTGTTACCTGCCTCCGTGCTGGTGACCTTCGCCTGGCAATACTTTGAACAATCGTGGAATATCGAATTCTTCCGTTACAGCCTCAACAGCCTGATGCTTGCCGCTTTTGCCGCGATATCGACACTCAGCGTCGGCCTCCTCCTTGCCTACAGCCGCAGACTTCAGGATACGCGCCTGATGAGAACGCTGATTCGGTTCTCAAGTCTAGGTTACGCGATGCCCGGCGCCGTTATCGCGGTGGGCGTCATTATTCCTCTGGCCGCTTTCGACAATTGGCTGGACTTGCGTATGGAGCAATGGTTCGACGTAAGAACAGGCTTGTTGCTTAGCGGGACCGTTTTCGCGATGGTCTACGCATACACTGTGCGGTTTCTGGTCGTGGCGACCGGAAGCCTGGAGACCGGGCTGCAGCGTATAACGCCCAGCATGGACATGGCGTCCAGATCGCTGGGCTTCACGCCTGGACAGACGCTCTGGCGCGTCCACCTGCCTATGCTCAGAACGAGTCTGATCACCGCCGCGCTTGTTGTCTTTGTAGACACTATGAAAGAGCTACCCGCGACGCTGATATTGCGCCCCTTCAACTTTGAGACGCTGGCCACCCACGTCTACCAGCTTGCCTCCGACGAACGTCTGGAGCAAAGCGCGCTATCGGCCCTCTTTATTGTGCTGGCCGGTATCGTGCCCGTTATCGTACTGAGCCGGAACCTTACCCGCCAAGCGAAAACCTGA
- a CDS encoding Fe(3+) ABC transporter substrate-binding protein → MKNLKSWLCGTLTCLTMAAPVAGFAAEDVNVYSYRQPYLIQPLIDAFSEETGIKVNVVFAKQGILERLEREGRNSPADVVLTVDIGRLDELASKDLSLAVDSETLNKNIPAEYRHPEGKWFGLTRRARVIYTSKDRVEEGEITRYEDLADNRWNDRVCTRSGKQDYNVALIASMIAHHGEAETEKWLRGLKDNLARKPQGGDRDQIRAIAEGVCDVAVGNSYYYGVMLSDPEQKGPAEAARLVFPNQDGRGTHVNLSGAAIAKHAPNRENAMAFLEFLSGEEAQQMYADLNYEYPVREGVTPASIVSEWGDFKADDLPLDEIAKYREAAVKMVDRVGYDN, encoded by the coding sequence ATGAAGAATCTTAAGAGTTGGCTATGCGGCACATTGACCTGTCTGACCATGGCAGCGCCTGTGGCAGGGTTTGCAGCTGAAGATGTCAACGTCTACTCCTATCGTCAGCCTTATTTGATCCAGCCGCTGATTGATGCGTTTTCCGAGGAAACCGGCATCAAAGTAAATGTCGTCTTTGCCAAACAGGGCATCCTTGAGCGCCTGGAACGGGAAGGCCGTAACAGCCCGGCAGATGTCGTGCTGACCGTCGATATTGGTCGTCTTGACGAGCTTGCGAGCAAAGATCTTAGCCTTGCGGTCGACTCCGAGACCCTGAACAAAAACATCCCTGCCGAGTATCGTCATCCCGAAGGCAAGTGGTTCGGGCTGACCCGTCGTGCGCGGGTTATCTACACCTCCAAAGATCGCGTGGAGGAAGGCGAAATAACCCGCTATGAGGATCTCGCCGATAATCGCTGGAACGATCGCGTGTGCACCCGCAGTGGCAAGCAGGACTACAACGTCGCGCTTATCGCCTCAATGATCGCTCATCATGGCGAAGCGGAAACCGAAAAGTGGCTCAGAGGCCTCAAAGACAACCTCGCTCGCAAGCCCCAGGGTGGAGATCGCGACCAGATCCGCGCTATCGCGGAAGGCGTGTGCGACGTCGCCGTAGGCAACAGCTACTACTATGGCGTCATGCTTAGCGATCCGGAACAGAAAGGCCCGGCTGAAGCGGCACGACTTGTCTTTCCCAACCAGGACGGGCGCGGCACCCATGTCAATCTGAGCGGCGCTGCGATCGCAAAGCACGCACCCAACCGGGAGAATGCTATGGCGTTTCTTGAGTTCCTGTCGGGCGAGGAAGCTCAGCAGATGTACGCCGACCTCAACTATGAGTATCCCGTACGGGAGGGTGTAACGCCCGCTTCGATTGTTTCAGAGTGGGGTGACTTTAAAGCGGATGACCTGCCACTTGACGAGATCGCGAAGTACCGTGAAGCCGCAGTTAAAATGGTCGACCGGGTTGGCTACGATAACTGA
- a CDS encoding PilZ domain-containing protein yields MTNRREFARTAMNASVKVCHPLIGEAIYKTRDISDGGIYVVAESDRYPPLGDHVQVQVQGLPVAAPTVTMEIVRHGGDGYGLQFV; encoded by the coding sequence ATGACCAACCGAAGAGAATTCGCTCGAACTGCGATGAACGCCTCTGTAAAGGTTTGCCATCCGCTTATTGGTGAGGCGATCTATAAGACCCGGGACATTTCCGACGGCGGTATATACGTTGTTGCCGAGTCAGACCGTTATCCACCGCTCGGTGACCACGTTCAGGTTCAGGTTCAGGGTCTGCCGGTGGCTGCGCCGACGGTGACAATGGAAATAGTGCGCCATGGCGGGGATGGTTATGGCCTGCAGTTCGTCTGA